In the genome of Haloprofundus halobius, the window CGTCCAGTAGGAGTTGAAGCCGTTCGCGAGGTCCGCCTGCCAGTTGCCCACCTGATTGCTGTTGTAGATGGCCGCCTGCGGCATCTGCGTGATGGGCATCATCGGAACGTCGTCCATCAGCGTTTTCTGAATCTCGTGGGCCTGGTCGATCCGGGTGTCGGGGTCCGGTTCGGCCAGATAGCTCGACATCATCTCGTCGAGGTCCGGGTTCTCGTAGCCAGAGTAGTTACCTTCGCCGGGGTCGGTGTTTCCGGAGTTGAACAGGTTGTTCAGTTCCGTCACCGGTTCGGAGACGAAGAACGTGTGCCACGTCGCGAAACTGTAGTCGTACTCTTCGGACACCCTACTGAACAGGGTCCCCCACTCGAGTACGTCCACCTCCATGTCCAGTCCGAGTTCGCTGAACTGGTCGGCGACGAGGTTTATCGCGTCGTGTCTCGGCGGGTTGTAGCTCTGGGCGTTGTTGACGTAGGTGTACGTCGACAGCCCCTCGCCCGCGCTGGCACCGCCGCCGTCACCGCCACTCTGGTTTCCACTCCCGTTTCCGCTCCCGTTTCCGCCGTCGCCGCCGTCCTGGTTGCCGGAACACCCGGCTAAGGCCGTCATCCCCGCGACACCGCCCGCAGTCGCCGCTTTCAGAAATCTCCGACGCTTCACACGATTGGTATCCTCTGGCATGTTATTAGCTATCCCCAACCACCACATAAATATCTTTCCACGTGTTCTGTCGTTTGGACAAGGAGACCGGGGATGTACATGATTAACTCGATACCGTTTGTCCTACGCAGCGTAAATTTGTCGAGCTTTTGCGCCCTTTCGGCGTCGGGATCGGATAGAAACCAGAAGACTATTGAGATGCGATATCACACCCCAGTTAGATGACCGAACTACCAGACTCAGTCGTGGGCGACGCCTACCGGAGCACGGTCGGGTGGGACCTCCTGGCCGAGTTGGCGGATCTGAACGACCGGATGCCGGGACACGAGGGTGAACGAGTCGGGGCGGACCTCGTGGCCGAGGCGTTCGAGGACGCCGACCTCGACGACGTCTCCCTCGACGAGTTTCCCATCCCCGCGTGGTGGCGCGGCGACGCGAGTCTCACCGTTGCGCACGGCGACCGCGAGACGACGTTCGCCCGGTCGCACGAACTCGTCGAGTTGCCGGGAACGCCCTCGGGCGAGGTGACGGGCGAACTCGTCGACATGGGCTACGGCCTGCCCGAGGAGTTCGAGGACGTGGACCTCTCCGGCGACATCGCAATGGCGTCAAGTCTCACCCCCGACGACTACGGGCGGTGGGTCCACCGCTCGGAGAAGTATCACTACGCCGCCGAGTCCGGCGCTGCGGCGTTCGTCTTCTACAACCACATCGAGGGGGCACTGCCGCCGACCGGCAACATCGGCAGCGTCAACGGGCCGGGACCGATTCCGGCCGTCGGCGTGAGCAAGGAGACCGGTGCGCGACTCCAGCGCTACTGCGACGCCGGCACCGTCGAAGCCGACCTCTCGGTCGAGTCCGAAGTCGGCCGCGGCACGTCACACAACATCGAAGCGACGGTCGGCCCCGACTCCGACGAGGAGGTGCTGTTCACGGCGCACGTCGACGGCCACGACGTGGGGACCGCCGCCAACGACAACGGGTTCGGCACCGCCATGGTCGTCGAAGTCGGAAAGATGCTGGCACAGGTCGCAGACGAGTTGGAGACGAAAGTCCGACTCGTCGTCTTCGGTGCCGAAGAGACCGGCCTGTACGGGTCGTACTACTGGAGCCATACCCACGACCTAGAGAACGTGAAGTGCATCGTCAACGTCGACGGCGCGGGCTACTCGCGGAACCTCGAAGTCCACACTCACGGTTTCGAGGCGATAGCCGACGCCTTCGACGCCGTCGGCGACGAGTACGAGATCCCCGTCCACACCGAAGACGGAATCCGACCGAACAGCGACCACTGGCCGTTCGTCCAGCGCGGCGTCGCGGGCGCTCAAGGCCGTTCCTCCTCTGACGGAAGCGGCCGCGGGTGGGGTCACACCCACGGCGACACGTTCGACAAACTCGACGTGCGAGACCTGCGTGACATGTCGATTCTCTGCGCCGCGGGCGTCGCGCGACTCGCCCGAAGCGACATCGAGGTCGACCACGTCGACGACGAGGAGATAAAACAGGCGTGTCTGGACGAAGGCTTCGACGTCGGAATGAAGGCGACGGACGCGTGGCCGTGGGGCGGACCGAAGGACTGGCCCTGGGCGGACGAACTGTAACTCTCGGTTCGACAGCCTCGGTGGAAGATGTCTCCGCGACCCGACTCGCGGCCTCGGGTCGTCGACTCCCGAGCGAAGCGTACACACAATCCGTATTTAACGTACACAAAAAAGTTATACAGTCGCCCTCCGAACCGACAACGCGAGACGTTGTCATGGCTCAAGCGGTGTTCGATACAGCGGAGTACGACCGACGAATCGCCCGGACGAAAGCGCGGATGGAGGAGGAGGGATTGGACGCCGCCGTCGTCAGCGACCCGGCGAACATGAACTATCTCACCGGCTACGACGGATGGTCGTTCTACGTCCACCAGGCGGTCATTCTCACGCCGGACCGCGACGAACCCATCTGGGTCGGCCGCCAGATGGACGCGACGGGTGCGCGCGCGACGACGCAACTCGCAGAGGAGAGCATCCGTCCGTACAGCGACGACCACGTCCAGTCGCCGCGTGACCTCCACCCGATGGACTTCTTCGCGGATGTGCTCTCGGACCTCGGCGTCGACGACGGCCGAATCGGCCTGGAGATGGACGCGTACTACTTCACCGCGAAGTCCTACACGCGCCTGCAGAACAACCTCCCCGAGGCCGACTTCGAGGACATCACGCTGCTCGTCAACTGGGTGCGCGTGAAGAAGTCGGAGGCCGAACTGGAGTACATGGAGCAGGCCGCCCGCATCTCCGAGAACGCGATGCAGGCCGGCCTCGACGCCATCGGCGAGGGCGTCCCCGAGTACGAGGCGGCCGAGGCCATCTACTCGGCGCTCATCGACGGGACCGACGAGTACGGCGGCGACTACCCGGCTATCGTCCCGCTGATGCCCTCGGGCGACTACACCGGGACGCCGCATCTGACGTGGACCGACCGTCCCTTCCGGAACGGCGACCCGGTGCTCATCGAACTGTCGGGCTGTCGACACCGTTACCACTCGCCGCTCGCGCGGACGACGTTCGTCGGCGATCCGTCCGAGGAGATAGAGGAGACCGCCGAGATAGTCGTCGAGGGGATGGAAGCCGCACTCGACGCCGCCGAACCCGGCGTCACCGCCGAACGGGTCGAGAAGGCGTGGCGCGACACCATCGCGAAGTACGGCGTCGAGAAGGCCGACCGCATCGGCTACTCGATGGGGCTGGGCTACCCGCCGGACTGGGGCGAGCACACCGCGAGTCTCCGTCCCGGCGACGAGACGGTGTTGGAGGAGAACATGACGTTCCACACCATTCCCGGCCTCTGGTTCGACGACTTCGGCGTCGAACTCAGCGAGACGTTCCGCGTCACCGCCACCGGTGCCGAACCGCTCGCCGACTTCCCCCGACGGCTGTTCACCGCCTGAGATGACGACGACGAACCGACAGAGAAAACCGACGCGGCGACAGACGCTACGGACATGACCGACACCGAATCGACGCTGTCGAACGCTCGCCGACAACTCGAACGCGCGGCCGCTAACGTCGACATCGACTCAGGTATCGTCGAACGGCTGAAACACCCGACTCGCGTTCAGCAGGTTTCTGTCCCGCTTCGGCGCGACGACGGTACGCTGGAGGTGTACACCGGTTTCCGCGCCCAGCACGACGACGTCCGCGGTCCCTACAAGGGCGGACTTCGCTACCACCCCGAAGTCAACGCCGAGGAGTGTATCGGCCTGTCGATGTGGATGACGTGGAAGTGCGCCGTGATGGACCTCCCCTTCGGTGGCGGGAAGGGCGGTGTCGCAGTCGACCCGAAGACGCTCTCTGAGACGGAGCGTGAGCGACTCACGCGGCGCTTCGCCGAGGAGATACGCGCCGCCATCGGACCGAAGAAGGACGTTCCCGCGCCCGACATGGGGACGGACTCGCAGACGATGGCGTGGTTCATGGACGCCTACTCGATGCAGGAGGGCGAGACCATCCCCGGCGTCGTCACCGGCAAACCGCCGTCAGTCGGCGGGTCGCACGGTCGCGAGGAAGCGCCCGGCCGGAGCGTCGCCATCATCACGCGCGAGGCCATCGACTACTACGACTGGGACATCGAGGAGACGACCGTCGCCGTACAGGGGTTCGGTAGCGTCGGCGCGAACGCGGCGCGCCTCCTCGACGAGTGGGGCGCGAAAATCGTCGCCGTCAGCGACGTCGACGGCGCGATATACGACCCCGACGGACTCGACACGAACGACGTCGAAAGTCACGACGAACGCCCGGGGATGGTCTCGGGGTACGACGCACCGGAGACGCTGACGAACGCCGAACTGTTCGAACTCGATGTCGACGTTCTCGTTCCGGCCGCCGTCAGCAACGTCATCACCGCCGACAACGTCGACGACGTGCAAGCGGAGATGATCGTCGAGGGCGCGAACGGACCGACGACGTTCGCCGCCGACACGGTTCTCGAAGAGCGCGGCGTCCCGGTGATTCCGGACATCCTCGCGAACGCCGGCGGCGTCACCGTCTCGTACTTCGAGTGGTTGCAGGACATCAACCGCCGGACGTGGCCGCTCGACAGAGTCCACGAGGAACTCGAACAGGAGATGCTGAAGGCGTGGAACGCCGTCCGCGCCGAAGTCGATGAGCGCGACCTGTCGTGGCGTGACGCCGCCTACGCGGTGGCGCTCTCGCGCATCGGCGAAGCGAAGGAGACGCGGGGACTGTGGCCCTGACGCGCCGCTCGCGCTGACCGCGCTCGGTCCCTCCGAAACGCCGAAATCGACGTTTCAGCGCCCCAGCGCCTCGGCGACTTTCTCGATTGGGTGCGGCGGCTCCGAAGCCGACGCCCCCCGGTCACCGAGTTGCGTGCGGCACGACGCGCCGGGAGCGACGACGACGTCGCCGTCGCTGTCGTCGATTTGGTCATACAGAACGCGGGCGATGGCTCTGCTCATCGAGTAGTGTTCGGCCTCGTAGCCGAAACTGCCCGCCATTCCACAACAGCCCGAATCCAGCGGGTCGACCTCGTAGCCCGTCCGCCGGAGCACGCCGACGGCGTGGTGGTCCTTCCGCGTCGCCTTCTGGTGGCAGTGGCCGTGGTAGGTCAGCGACTCGGCGGGCGCAGAGAACGAGAGCGCCTCGTCGAGTCGGAACGCGTCGAGATACTCCATCACCCCGTAGGTGTTGGCCGCGACGGCTTCGACGTCCGCGACGGAGCTGTCGTTCGACGCCTGTGACCCGCCCAACAGGTCGAGGTAGTCCGACTGGAGCATCACCGCGTCCGACGGTTCGACGAGGACGACGTCCCAGCCATCCGCGACGCGGGGGGAGAGCGCCGCCACGTTCGTCTCGGCTCGTTCCCGCGAGCGGTCGAGAAAGCCCTTCGAGTGGGCGGGTCGGCCGGTCGAGGTGACGCCGTCGGGGAGCGCGACGTGGACGCCCGCGGCTTCGAGCACGCGGACGGCCGCTTTCCCCGCCTCGGGGTGGTTGTAGTTCGTGTACGTGTCCGGGAAGAGCAGCACCCTCCGGTCGGCCGACGACGCCGGAACTCGGGAGCCGCCGCGCTCGTCGAACCAGTCGACGAACGTCTCGCGGTGGAACGTCGGCAGCGACCGCTCTCGCGCGATGCCGACGGTCTTCTCCATGAGCGTCCGCGCGCCCGGAAGCTTCGGTGCGAAGTTCGAGACGGGCGCGAGCACCGACCCGAGGGCGTTGAGTCGGTCGACTTCGGCAAACAGCCGGTCGCGGAGGCTCGCGCCGTGGCGCTCGTGGTGAGCGTGTTCGATCTCGGCTTTGAGTTTCGCCATGTCGACTTCGCTCGGACAGTCGCGCGCACAGCCCTTACAGCCGACGCAGAGGTCGACGATTTCGCGCATAAACTCGACGTCGTGGCTCTCCTCGGAGAGGTCGCCGCTCATCGCCTGTCGGAGCATGTTCGCGCGACCCCGCGTCGAGAGGCTCTCTTCCTCGGCGGCGCGGTAGGTCGGACACATCACCCCGCCCGTCGTGTCCTGGTTTCCGCGACAGCCCCCGCAGCCGTGACAGAGCTCGGCCATTCCCTGAAAGCCGTTCGCGTTCTCCCACTCGAGCGTGGGTTCGAAGTCGGGGTCGAACTCGTACTCGGGCGAGAGGCGGAGGTTCTCGGTCATCGAGACGACGCTCGCCCGCGAGGGGACGTCCGCCGGGACGGTCTCGGACTCGGCGTAGCCGCAGACCTGTCCGGGGTTCAACAGCCAGTTGGGGTCGAACGCGGTCTTCACCTCGCGGAACGCGTCCCAGAGACGGTCGCCGTACAACTTGCGGTTCCACTGGGAGCGCGCGCGGCCGTCGCCGTGCTCGCCCGACACCGACCCGCCGAACTCGACGACGAACTCCGTCACCGCGTCGGCGATGGTCTCGAACGCCTCCAGTCCCTCGGCGGTCTTCGTGTCGACGAGCGGGCGGACGTGGAGAACGCCCGGCCCGGCGTGGGCGTAGAAACTCGTGTTCGCGTCGTACTCGTCGATGACATCGCGGAACCGGTCGACGTACTCCGGGAGTCGCTCGGCGGGGACCGCGCAGTCCTCGATGAACGAGATGTGCTTCTCGTCGGTCGTCCGCGACAGCAGGATCGGTGCGGCCGCCTTCCGCATCTTCCAGAGTCCGGCGCGCTCCTCGGCGTCGTGGGCCTCCAGCGCCGCGAACGCGCGGGCGTCGTCGGCGAGTTCGATTCCCGCAGACGGCGTCGCCTCGGGCGTCGCTGACGGTACCCGCGCGGCGAGGAGGTCTGCGACCTGCTGGCGACCGTCCGCCTCGGAGTCGGCGTAGAACTCGACGAGGAGCGCGCCGCGCGTCCCGTCGGGGAGCGACGCGGCGACGTCGCGGAACTCGGCGGTCTCCAGCGCGAGGTCGATGAGCACGTCGTCGATGAGTTCGACGGCGGCGGGGCCGTGGTCGAGGATGGGCGCGACGTCCGCGGCGGCGTCGTACACGTCCTCGTACGTGAGGAGCGCGACGGCTTTCGTCTCGGGAATCGGTTCGAGCGACACCGTGGCTTCGGTGACGATTGCGAGCGTCCCCTCGCTCCCGGCGAGTAGGCGCGCGAGGTTGACCGTCCCGGCCTCGCTGTCGGGGTCGATGCCGGAATCGTCGGCCATCCGCCGCTCGCCGCGCGCCTCGTCGACGAGCATGTCGAGATTGTACCCCGAGACGTTTCGCTTGAGGTCCGGGTAGCGCGCGTCGATCTCGTCGGCTTCCTCGTCGAGGATGCGGACGACCTCGGCGTAAATCCGGGGCAGGAGGTCGCTTACCGGTCCAGAGTCGCCCCAACGGTCTGAATCGGGGTCGGCCTTCTCGCGGAGTTCGTCGACAGACATCTCGCCGAACGTCGTCACGGTGCCGTCGGCGAGAACGACCTCCGCCTCCTCGACGTAGTAGTCGGTCTTGCCGTACTGCAGCGAGTGCGCGCCCGTCGAGTTGTTGCCGATGGCGCCGCCGAGGACGCTCCGATTGCCCGCCGCTGGGTCGGGCGCGAATTTGAGGTCGTGTGGGGCGGCACGTTCGTTCAGGTCCGCGAGGATCGTTCCGGCCTGTGCGGTCGCGCTCTCCTCCTCGGCGTCGACCTCGACGACGGCGTCCATGTAGCGACTGAAGTCGAGGACGACCGCTTCGTTGACGGCTTGTCCGGCGAGACTGGTGCCGCCGCCACGAGGGAGGACGGGAATCTCTCGCCGTGCGCAGTAGTCGACGACAGTCGCCACGTCGTCGGTCGACGTCGGGAAGACGACGCCGATGGGGACGACCTCGTAGGCGGAGGCGTCGGTCGCGTACAGCTGGCGCGTGTACTCGTCGAAGCGCACGTCACCGTCGACGCGCGCTTCGAGGTCGCGGACGACGCCCGAGCGGGCGACCTCGCCGCCGACGTAGTCGTACGCCGCACGCGGGTCGGCGGAAGGGTCGGACGCGGTAGAGTCGGCTAAGGAGTCTGTCGTGGTCGGGTCGTCCGAGGGGTCTGTCGCGGTCATCGAGACGGTCAGGCCGACTCCGGCGCGAGCAGTTGGTTCGCCAGTTCCTCGCCCGCGTCGAGGCGGCCGACGTTCTCGGTGACGATGGCGGCGAGTCGGTCCCAGTGTTTCGGCGTGTGACCGCCCGTGTGTGGCGTGATGTGGCAGTTTTCGAGGTCCCAAAGCGGATGGTCGGCCGGCAGCGGCTCGGGGTCGGTCACGTCCAGCGCCGCGCCGCGAATCTTGTTCCACCGGAGTGCCGAGACGAGCGCGTCGGTGTCGACGATGCCGCCGCGAGCGGTGTTGACGAGCACCGCGTCGGGTCGCATCGTCGCGAACTCCTCGTCACCGATGAGGCCGCGGGTCAGGTCGTTGAGCGGGCAGGCGAGGACGACGTACTCGCTGCGCGAGAGCGCGTCGTGGATGGCGTCCTCGTCGAATCCAACGACCTCGTCGGTTGGCCCGCCCTTCTCGGGCGTGTAGCGGACGCCGATGGTGTCGACCTCGAACCCCTGTAGGCGCTGGACGAGCGCCTCGCCGATGGAGCCGAGACCGACGACGGTGACCGTGCTGCCGGAGAACTCGTGCGACTGGAAGTGCCGCCACTCCGAGCGCTGCTTCCGTCGCCACCCCTCGTGGAGTCGACGGGTGAAGGTGAGCATGTTGCCGATGGCCTGCTCGGCGATGCCCGGTGCGTGGATGCCGCCCGCGTTGGTGACGGCGACGCCGCGGTCGGCGAGCGCGCCCATCGGCAGGTGGTCGGTGCCGGCGAACGTGCAGGCGAACAGTTCGAGGCGCTCGGCGCGCGCGAGCAGTTCCTCGTCGAGGCTGATGCCGGTGACGACTCGCGCCTCGGCGATGAGTTCGCGCTCCTGTTTCGGCGTTCGGGCGAGCGCGACCGTCCGGTCGGGGAGGCGTTCGCGCAACAGTTCGGCGTACGGTTCCATCGAGAGTCCTTCCGTCCCCTCGCGGAGGACGACGACGTCGGGATTGGTGGTCATCTGAGTGTTTCCTCTGCCGGACGGTGCTGGCTCCGGTTGCGGACGCTCGCGAACCGCACGACCCGTTCGAATCGTGCGACTCGTCCGGCGTGTACGGTCGTACCATTGTCAGAGTCCGACTTAGTGTTTTTGTGTAACCACCATCAACGAAAATCGTTCACAGTTAAGTGCGTGTCTCTGTCACACTAGCCCATGGCCGAGCCGATACGAGCGCGACTGAGCGAGTTGCGACGACACCTCCACCGGTATCCGGAACCCGGGTGGTGCGAGTTCCAGACGACCGCCTGGCTGGTCGAGGAACTCCGGGCCATCGGCGTCGACGAACTCGCGGTCGGACCGGAGGCGTACGACCCCGACGACCGGATGGCTGTCCCAGCCGAGGATCGCGTCGAAGCGTGGTACCAACGCGCCCGCGAGCGTGGCGTGGACGACGATCTCCTCGAGAAGATGGCGGGCGGCAACACGGGAGCTGTCGCCGTCCTCGACCGCGGTGAGGGACCGACCGTCGGCCTCCGCGTCGACATCGACGGGCTGTTCATCGAGGAGTCCGACGGCGACGACCACGTCCCGGCGGCCGAGGGATTCCGCTCGGAGACCGGCGAGACGATGCACGCCTGCGGTCACGACGCGCACATGACCTGGGGGCTCGCCACGCTAGAGGCCATACAAGATAGCGAGTTCGCCGGCCGACTCGTGGTGTTCTTCCAGCCTGCAGAGGAGGTCTCCGGCGGCGGTTGTCCGATGGCCGAAAGCGAGTACGCCGAGGGGCTCGACTACTTCTTCGCCGTCCACGTCGGCCTCGACCACCCCACGGGAGAAGTCGTCGCCGGCATCGAGCGCCCGCTGGCGATGTGTCACGTCGACGTCGATATAGAGGGAACCTCCGCACACGCCGGGAAAGCGCCGCAGGACGGCGACAACGCCATCCAGGCGCTCGGCACCGCCATCCAGAACGTCTACGGCATCCCGCGGCACGCCGACGGGATGACCCGCGTCAACGTCGGCCGCGTCGAGGGCGGCACGGCGAGCAACGTCATCGCCGAGGACGTCGGGGCCGTCGCCGAGGCCCGCGGCGAGACGACGGAACTCATGGAGTACGCGAAGCAAGCGCTCACGCAGACGTTCGAGACGGCCGCCGAGATGCACGGCTGCGAGGCCGACGTCACCATCGTGAGCGAGAGTCCCCGCGCCGACAGCGACCCCGAACTCGTCGACGTCGTCGCCGGCGTCGCCCGCGGCGTCGACGGCGTCGACACCGTCGTCCCCACCGCCGACTTCGGCGCGAGCGAGGACGCGACGTTCCTCATGCAGCGCGTCCAGTGGGAGGGGGGCCTCGCGTCCTACCTCATCGTCGGCACCGACCATCCGACGAGCCACCACACGCCGACCTTCGACGTCGACGAGCGTAGCCTCGACACCGGCGTCGAACTGCTCACGGAGGCGATCCTCGCCGTCTCGGACGACGGGGTGGACGAACCGTGAGTCCGTCGTCGGACGTCTCGGACGAGATACCGACGGCCGACGAAGTCGTCACCGTCGAGGACGTGGAGGCCGCCCGCGAGCGCCTCGCGGACGTCGTCCACCGGACGCCTCTCGACGGGTCGACGACATTCGCCGAGCGCAGCGGGGCCGCCGCCGTGGGTCTCAAACTCGAGAACGTTCAGCGGACGGGGTCGTTCAAGATTCGCGGCGCGTACAACGCGATGGCTCAGCTCTCGGCGGAGGCGCGCGAACGCGGCGTCGTCGCCGCTAGTGCCGGCAACCACGCACAGGGTGTCGCGCTCGCCGGGGGGTTGCTCGATATCGACGCCACCATCGTCGTTCCGGAGGTGACACCGGCGGCGAAAATCGACGCGACGCGCGGCTACGGGGCCGAGGTCGTCGTCGAGGGCGGCGACTACGAACGCTCCTACGAGCACGCGCTGGAACTCGCAGACGAGGAGGAACTGGCGTTCGTCCACCCGTTCGACGACGAGCACGTCATCGCCGGCCAGGGAACCGTCGGCCTCGAACTGTTCGAACAGGACCCCGACGTGGACACGGTGCTCGTCTCCATCGGCGGGGGCGGCCTCATCTCGGGCATCGCGACGGCTGCGAAAGCCCACGACCCGAGTATCCGCGTCGTCGGCGTCCAACCCGAGGGGGCGGCCCACGCCAAACCCTCGCTCGTAGGCGACGAGATTCACGTGCTCTCGAACGTCGATACCGTCGCCGAGGGTATCGCCGACGCCCGGCTGCTGGAGAAGACGTTCGCCGTCGTTCGCGAGCGCGTCGACGACGTTGTCTCGGTGAGCGACGCCGACATCGCCGTCGCGACGGCGTTACTCGCCGAGCGGGCGAAGACCGTCGCCGAAGCGGCGGGCGCAGCCCCGGTCGCAGCGTTGCTCTCGGGAGCCGTCGACGTCGAGGGTGAACGCGTCGCGGCCGTCGTCTCCGGCGGTAACGCCAACCTCACGGACCACGCCGAACTCTGTCGAGTGGGTCTCGAACGAATCGGGCGCTACGCCGAGGCCCGCCTCGAACTCGCCCGGTGGCCGACGGTTCTCGGCGATGTGACCGATGTCGTCGAGGAACGGGGTGCGGAACTCGACACGCTCGAACGCGCCCGACGGACGGCGGCCGACGACCTCAACCGGACGCCGGTCCGCGTCGGCGTCGAGGGGAGCGGTCCCGACCACCTCCGCGACGCGCTGGCCGCGCTCGATGCGCTGGACGGCGTGAGCGTCGTGAGAAACAGCCTCGACACGGAGACGTAGAGCGGGAGCGAAAATCGTTGACGACTCATCGGAGGCGGGCGTTTTCGCGCGATTCGAGGGCTCTGGAAACGTCCCGTCGCCGATTCAGGCCAGCGCCTTCGAGGCCACGTCGTCCATCGCCTCGGTGAAGATGTCGATACCCATCTCGATCTCCCGCTCTGTCGAGTCCAGCGGCGGGAGCAGGCGAATCGTCTTCTTTCCGCAGCCGAGGGTGAGCAGGCCCCGTTTCAGGGCGGCCTGAACGACCGCGTTTCGGCGCTCCGTGGTGTCGAACTCGACGGCGAGCATCAGCCCTTTGCCGCGCACGTCGTCGACGTGGTCGGGCGCGCCGTCGCGGAGCAGTTCCTTGGCCTGTCGGCCGCGCTCGGTAGCGTTGTCGAGGAGGTCGTACTCCTCGATGGCCTCCAGCGTGAACGCGCCCTGCATGGAGCCGAGGAGGTCGCCGCCGCCGAACGTCGACCCGAGGCGGTTCTTCTCCTCCGGGAAGATCTCCTTCTTCGAGATGGTCGCGCCGACGCGCAGCGCCTTCGCGCTCGCGATGACGTCCGGTTCGATGGGGTAGTGGTCCGACGCCCACATCTTCCCGGTTCTGCCGACGCCGGACTGTATCTCGTCGACGACGAGCGGGATGTCGTACGTCTCGCAGACGTCACCCACCTCGGCCATGAACGCCTCGTTCGGGAAGCGGTAGCCGCCGACGCCCTGAATCGGCTCGAGGACGGCGAAGGCGACCTCGTCGGGGTCGACGTGGCCGCCCTCGGGTTCGAGCGAGTCGCGCAACTGCGAGCCGTTCTCGCG includes:
- a CDS encoding amidohydrolase, with product MAEPIRARLSELRRHLHRYPEPGWCEFQTTAWLVEELRAIGVDELAVGPEAYDPDDRMAVPAEDRVEAWYQRARERGVDDDLLEKMAGGNTGAVAVLDRGEGPTVGLRVDIDGLFIEESDGDDHVPAAEGFRSETGETMHACGHDAHMTWGLATLEAIQDSEFAGRLVVFFQPAEEVSGGGCPMAESEYAEGLDYFFAVHVGLDHPTGEVVAGIERPLAMCHVDVDIEGTSAHAGKAPQDGDNAIQALGTAIQNVYGIPRHADGMTRVNVGRVEGGTASNVIAEDVGAVAEARGETTELMEYAKQALTQTFETAAEMHGCEADVTIVSESPRADSDPELVDVVAGVARGVDGVDTVVPTADFGASEDATFLMQRVQWEGGLASYLIVGTDHPTSHHTPTFDVDERSLDTGVELLTEAILAVSDDGVDEP
- the ilvA gene encoding threonine ammonia-lyase, with the protein product MSPSSDVSDEIPTADEVVTVEDVEAARERLADVVHRTPLDGSTTFAERSGAAAVGLKLENVQRTGSFKIRGAYNAMAQLSAEARERGVVAASAGNHAQGVALAGGLLDIDATIVVPEVTPAAKIDATRGYGAEVVVEGGDYERSYEHALELADEEELAFVHPFDDEHVIAGQGTVGLELFEQDPDVDTVLVSIGGGGLISGIATAAKAHDPSIRVVGVQPEGAAHAKPSLVGDEIHVLSNVDTVAEGIADARLLEKTFAVVRERVDDVVSVSDADIAVATALLAERAKTVAEAAGAAPVAALLSGAVDVEGERVAAVVSGGNANLTDHAELCRVGLERIGRYAEARLELARWPTVLGDVTDVVEERGAELDTLERARRTAADDLNRTPVRVGVEGSGPDHLRDALAALDALDGVSVVRNSLDTET
- a CDS encoding aminotransferase class III-fold pyridoxal phosphate-dependent enzyme; translated protein: MDRDTAEPDTAALPGPNARDWIEFHTEHAAPSEYSHEFVWDVTADADGPFVTDVDGNVLLDFTCHIGAAPLGYNNEKILAKLREFDLVEPMKIAGQDMYFGAGPDPETAEFPGASHLMEKLVDVSSQYGMDTVFLSNSGAEAVENAAKISHDHNPTAKYAYAFDGSFHGRTLGTLSLTFSKPVYTRHYPEIAGVKTVPFCDCADASAGDCDCGFARENGSQLRDSLEPEGGHVDPDEVAFAVLEPIQGVGGYRFPNEAFMAEVGDVCETYDIPLVVDEIQSGVGRTGKMWASDHYPIEPDVIASAKALRVGATISKKEIFPEEKNRLGSTFGGGDLLGSMQGAFTLEAIEEYDLLDNATERGRQAKELLRDGAPDHVDDVRGKGLMLAVEFDTTERRNAVVQAALKRGLLTLGCGKKTIRLLPPLDSTEREIEMGIDIFTEAMDDVASKALA